One window from the genome of Faecalibacterium sp. HTF-F encodes:
- a CDS encoding extracellular solute-binding protein has translation MMKKISRRSFLQVCGITAATAALTACGGGKTETTKKDDAHEAITFMAPYKEIEAFIEQVHSVYPEVNIEVVPYSGDNTTTCLQNMFAAGDLPDVCTLTYYDPRIDLVSDKLLDLSGYDFTDNYVESRLQDVFDNGAIYLLPSTYNCYGITYNKTLLKKYGWELPNSFAELEELAAKAKEAGVDLCLPQIQYPGYGFQYLCNIADADFLGTLDGRLWQRDYLSGKANVSNTPGMMQAMAYVQKWKDIGMLNDTGDALDDNVTRQRMTEGNTLFLMGGTNGIVEADGNADKYGLMPFLSEDGTQNVFVLNVNRFYGLNKKLEQDPQKLEDALKVMRVLSTVAGTSALQPATALKSSLLPFKDAKADGTYYADIADALNAGNTAPFIYSGWENTIVTTGLKMLDFIKGNATMEDVIRQLDEDQDSVVNNTPDVITTVTEELSQEDCAMLVGRCFAQATGSDLALVSLSTWIPGNPSEQNHHGVAAKLYAKGITDYDLSVILPTGWNRTIQTVALTGQQINDLLASGYDAYGNGKGYPYVLVSPVQPDAGKTYQVAICGVSDQLAAETTVTDSGVVGMDAAKAFFGAYTTISRADTAWS, from the coding sequence ATGATGAAGAAGATCTCCCGCCGCTCGTTTTTGCAGGTTTGCGGCATTACGGCGGCAACGGCAGCGCTGACCGCCTGCGGCGGCGGTAAGACCGAAACGACGAAAAAAGACGATGCGCACGAAGCCATCACCTTTATGGCACCTTATAAGGAGATAGAAGCCTTTATTGAGCAGGTACACAGCGTTTACCCGGAAGTGAACATCGAGGTCGTTCCCTACAGCGGCGATAACACCACCACCTGTTTGCAGAATATGTTTGCGGCGGGCGACCTGCCGGACGTCTGCACCTTGACCTACTACGACCCCCGGATCGATCTGGTCTCCGACAAACTGCTGGACCTTTCCGGCTACGATTTTACGGATAACTATGTGGAGTCCCGTCTTCAGGACGTGTTCGATAACGGTGCCATCTACCTGCTGCCCTCGACCTACAACTGCTACGGCATCACCTACAACAAGACCCTGCTGAAGAAATACGGCTGGGAGCTGCCCAATTCTTTCGCGGAGCTGGAAGAACTGGCGGCAAAGGCAAAGGAAGCAGGGGTTGATCTCTGTCTGCCGCAGATCCAGTATCCGGGCTACGGTTTCCAGTACCTGTGCAACATTGCGGACGCCGATTTCCTCGGCACACTGGACGGCAGGCTGTGGCAGCGGGATTATCTGTCCGGTAAGGCGAATGTCAGCAATACCCCCGGCATGATGCAGGCGATGGCCTATGTCCAGAAGTGGAAGGACATCGGGATGCTGAACGACACCGGCGACGCTCTTGACGACAATGTGACCCGGCAGAGGATGACCGAGGGCAACACCCTGTTTCTGATGGGCGGCACCAACGGCATCGTGGAGGCAGACGGCAACGCCGATAAATACGGGCTGATGCCGTTTCTCTCGGAGGACGGCACCCAGAACGTTTTTGTGCTGAATGTGAACCGCTTCTACGGTCTGAATAAAAAGCTGGAGCAGGACCCCCAGAAGCTGGAAGATGCGCTCAAGGTGATGCGTGTGCTATCCACCGTTGCAGGCACCAGCGCTCTGCAGCCCGCAACGGCGCTGAAAAGCAGCCTGCTGCCCTTTAAGGACGCAAAAGCGGACGGCACCTACTATGCCGACATCGCCGATGCCCTGAATGCAGGCAACACCGCGCCCTTTATCTACTCCGGCTGGGAAAACACCATCGTGACCACCGGCCTTAAAATGCTGGACTTTATCAAGGGCAACGCCACCATGGAGGATGTGATCCGTCAGCTGGACGAGGATCAGGATAGTGTGGTGAACAACACCCCGGATGTCATCACTACCGTTACGGAGGAGCTTTCGCAGGAGGACTGCGCCATGCTGGTGGGCCGTTGCTTTGCACAGGCTACCGGCAGCGACCTTGCACTGGTGTCGCTGAGCACATGGATCCCCGGCAACCCGTCCGAACAGAACCATCACGGCGTAGCTGCCAAGCTGTATGCCAAGGGCATTACGGATTACGACCTTTCGGTGATTTTACCTACCGGCTGGAACCGCACCATCCAGACCGTTGCCCTGACCGGGCAGCAAATCAACGACCTGCTTGCTTCTGGTTATGATGCCTACGGCAACGGCAAGGGCTATCCCTATGTGCTGGTAAGCCCGGTGCAGCCGGATGCGGGCAAGACCTATCAGGTTGCCATCTGCGGTGTGAGCGACCAGCTGGCTGCGGAGACCACGGTCACAGACAGCGGCGTGGTGGGCATGGATGCTGCAAAAGCCTTCTTTGGTGCATACACCACCATCAGCCGGGCAGATACCGCATGGAGCTAG
- a CDS encoding sodium-dependent transporter: protein MDTQKQKRSAFSGKIGFVLSAAGASVGLGNIWRFPYLAAKYGGGIFLLVYIVLAVTFGYTMIVAETALGRMTHKSPVGAFGAFGKKGGLRFGGWINAVIPILIVPYYSVIGGWVIRYLSEYISGHGSELSQDGYFSNFISSGLSAEVCFLIFTAFTLAIIFAGVRNGVERVSKVMMPVLVVLSVVIAGYSVTRPGALAGVRYFLVPNVANFSWMTVVTAMGQMFYSLSIAMGILVTFGSYMKKDVSIEESTENVELFDTAIAIMAGLMIIPAVFSFSGGDPDTLQAGPALMFITIPKVFESMGFGHVVGILFFLLVLFAAVTSSIALTESAVSTFEDELGWSRERATALIGLIMVALGSLSALGYGPLAGVTVFGMQFLDFFDFLTNSVMMPIAAIAICLLVSRVIGVQKIEEEVTLGGKPFRRKKIFNFMIQYLCPIFAAIILVSSVANALGWIAM, encoded by the coding sequence ATGGATACACAAAAACAAAAGCGCAGCGCTTTTTCCGGCAAGATCGGCTTTGTGCTGTCGGCCGCAGGCGCTTCGGTGGGCCTTGGCAATATCTGGCGGTTTCCGTACCTCGCCGCGAAATACGGCGGCGGCATTTTTCTGCTGGTGTACATCGTGCTGGCCGTCACCTTTGGCTACACGATGATCGTGGCCGAAACGGCACTGGGCCGCATGACCCACAAAAGCCCGGTGGGTGCCTTTGGCGCCTTTGGCAAAAAGGGCGGCCTGCGGTTCGGCGGCTGGATCAATGCGGTCATCCCCATTCTGATCGTGCCGTACTATTCGGTCATCGGCGGCTGGGTCATCCGCTATCTGTCGGAGTATATCAGCGGCCATGGCAGTGAGCTTTCGCAGGACGGTTATTTTTCCAATTTCATTTCCAGCGGACTGTCGGCAGAGGTGTGCTTTCTGATCTTCACGGCCTTTACGCTGGCCATCATCTTTGCCGGTGTGCGCAACGGCGTGGAGCGTGTTTCCAAGGTGATGATGCCGGTGCTGGTGGTGCTTTCGGTGGTCATTGCGGGCTATTCGGTCACGCGCCCGGGCGCACTGGCCGGCGTCAGATATTTTCTGGTGCCGAATGTGGCAAACTTCTCCTGGATGACGGTGGTCACAGCCATGGGTCAGATGTTCTATTCGCTGTCCATCGCCATGGGCATTCTGGTCACTTTTGGCTCCTATATGAAAAAGGATGTCTCCATTGAGGAATCCACCGAGAACGTGGAACTGTTCGACACGGCCATTGCCATCATGGCGGGCCTGATGATCATTCCGGCGGTGTTCTCCTTCTCCGGCGGCGACCCGGATACCCTGCAGGCCGGTCCGGCGCTGATGTTCATTACTATCCCCAAGGTGTTCGAGAGCATGGGCTTTGGCCACGTGGTGGGCATCCTGTTCTTTTTGCTGGTGCTGTTTGCAGCCGTCACCAGCTCCATTGCCCTGACCGAGAGCGCGGTCTCCACCTTTGAGGACGAGCTGGGCTGGAGCCGCGAGCGCGCAACGGCACTGATCGGCCTGATCATGGTGGCGCTGGGCAGCCTGTCCGCACTGGGCTACGGCCCGCTGGCGGGCGTGACGGTGTTCGGGATGCAGTTTCTGGATTTCTTCGATTTCCTTACCAACTCTGTCATGATGCCCATTGCAGCCATTGCTATCTGCCTGCTGGTGTCCCGCGTGATCGGCGTGCAGAAGATCGAAGAAGAGGTGACGCTGGGCGGCAAGCCCTTCCGCCGTAAAAAGATCTTCAACTTCATGATCCAGTATCTGTGCCCCATCTTTGCGGCCATCATTCTGGTCAGCTCGGTGGCAAATGCCCTTGGCTGGATCGCTATGTAA
- a CDS encoding TRAP transporter large permease — MAMLILLVLLIFFAALGIPLAFAIGASCVTYILIYAPTFITMLPQRVWNGAYSELMIAMPLFMLAGELMNTGGITQRIINFCMELLRPVRGGLGEVNIVASMIFGGISGSSVADTSALGSILIPAMEKEGYPPEASAGITVASSTMGMIIPPSTPMIVYSMISGASVGALFVAGAVPGILIGLTQLVLVYIISAKKGWHPEKVKFDGKRAAKSLLSGIPALIMPLFIIVCVSFGVCTASESAGVAVLYSMLVGFFVYRELTWKGVWEALKKTLISSSSIMLIIGFTTIFTWVLTMQKVPQTVGAFFMSLNMPAWAIALIFDVLILMIGTFIDVSPAILLLTPILLPVMVQYGFSPLQFGAMMITGLAIGLVTPPVGMCLNACNKINRMPIIEIFKGAAPYVICNVIVLISISLWGPLTTALPQLLGYSIF, encoded by the coding sequence ATGGCAATGCTCATCCTTCTGGTGCTGCTGATCTTCTTTGCCGCGCTGGGCATCCCGCTGGCCTTCGCCATCGGCGCTTCCTGCGTGACCTATATTCTGATCTATGCACCTACCTTTATTACTATGCTGCCGCAGCGCGTGTGGAACGGTGCCTACAGTGAGCTGATGATCGCCATGCCGCTGTTCATGCTGGCTGGTGAGCTGATGAACACCGGCGGCATCACCCAGCGCATCATCAACTTCTGCATGGAGCTGCTGCGCCCCGTCCGCGGCGGTCTGGGCGAAGTGAACATCGTGGCTTCCATGATCTTCGGCGGCATTTCCGGCTCCTCCGTGGCCGACACATCGGCGCTGGGTTCCATCCTGATCCCCGCCATGGAGAAGGAAGGCTACCCGCCGGAAGCTTCTGCGGGCATCACGGTGGCATCCTCCACCATGGGCATGATCATCCCGCCCTCTACGCCCATGATCGTTTACTCCATGATCTCCGGCGCATCGGTGGGTGCACTGTTCGTGGCAGGTGCCGTGCCCGGCATCCTGATCGGCCTGACCCAGCTGGTGCTGGTGTACATCATCAGTGCCAAGAAGGGCTGGCACCCGGAAAAGGTCAAGTTTGACGGCAAGCGCGCCGCCAAGAGCCTGCTTTCCGGCATTCCTGCCCTCATCATGCCGCTGTTCATCATCGTCTGCGTTTCCTTCGGCGTGTGCACTGCATCCGAAAGTGCCGGTGTGGCCGTGCTGTATTCCATGCTGGTGGGCTTCTTCGTCTACAGGGAGCTGACATGGAAGGGCGTCTGGGAGGCTTTGAAAAAGACCCTGATCTCTTCTTCCTCCATCATGCTCATCATCGGCTTTACCACCATCTTTACATGGGTGCTGACCATGCAGAAGGTGCCGCAGACGGTGGGTGCCTTCTTCATGTCCCTGAACATGCCCGCGTGGGCCATTGCGCTGATCTTTGATGTGCTGATTCTGATGATCGGCACCTTCATCGACGTCAGCCCGGCCATCCTGCTACTCACCCCCATCCTGCTGCCGGTCATGGTGCAGTACGGATTCTCGCCGCTGCAGTTCGGTGCCATGATGATCACCGGTCTGGCCATTGGTCTGGTCACCCCGCCGGTCGGCATGTGCCTGAACGCCTGCAACAAGATCAACCGCATGCCCATCATTGAGATCTTCAAGGGCGCAGCGCCCTACGTGATCTGCAATGTGATCGTTCTGATCTCCATCAGCCTGTGGGGCCCGCTTACCACCGCCCTGCCGCAGCTGCTGGGCTACAGCATCTTCTGA
- a CDS encoding TRAP transporter small permease, translating to MALLAALVIFTVIARYCFSLSWKQLAEFNTTLFAFTTFWGMGINVIKDEHVMIDILYDGVKPARKRWLAIINYLIVLAVVLVFTYQGFKYVGVAGKQISQGMEIPMMYMYGIMPVCGIICAICVVIKIITLYKADISYFAPKNQALSRDDA from the coding sequence ATGGCACTGCTGGCGGCTCTTGTGATCTTTACCGTTATTGCGCGCTACTGCTTCTCCCTGAGCTGGAAGCAGCTGGCAGAGTTCAACACCACCCTGTTTGCCTTTACCACCTTCTGGGGCATGGGTATCAACGTGATCAAGGACGAGCACGTCATGATCGACATCCTTTACGACGGCGTGAAGCCTGCCCGCAAGCGCTGGCTTGCCATCATCAACTACCTCATCGTGCTGGCTGTGGTGCTGGTGTTCACCTATCAGGGCTTCAAGTATGTGGGTGTTGCCGGTAAGCAGATCAGTCAGGGCATGGAGATCCCCATGATGTACATGTACGGCATCATGCCGGTGTGCGGCATCATCTGTGCCATCTGTGTCGTGATCAAGATCATCACCCTGTACAAGGCCGACATTTCCTACTTTGCGCCCAAGAATCAGGCGCTGAGCCGTGACGACGCATAA
- a CDS encoding TRAP transporter substrate-binding protein — MKKISRRNFLKVSGAMAAAGALAACGGSGASTPAASGAASTSTAASAAAAGEDKFASLGDFTMTVGHAQPEGNPRFVSMEQFAADVAEATNGHVKIEVYGNGQLGTEKEMLEQVVAGTVQGMRGGQFDFSPRLLMFTLPFLTNTRAQVTALLQSDLAQKVCAEAEGETGTVIINLCDAGGYRQFSNSKHAIKAPADLKGLKMRTNGMKTIDMTFQAMGATTTTIPYSDLYMGLKTGVADGQENPWVNVEGMKFYEVQKYFTEVNYQFHPDPFYVNAAWWNGLPEEYRDIITECATKMGEYNDELIDKNSSAAKQTIVDYGCEVYEPSADELKAFQAAVQSVYDQCVTEGICTADEIKEMQDIVAKA; from the coding sequence ATGAAAAAGATCTCTCGTCGCAATTTCCTGAAGGTATCTGGTGCAATGGCAGCTGCAGGTGCTCTGGCAGCCTGCGGCGGTTCCGGTGCATCCACTCCGGCTGCTTCCGGTGCAGCATCCACCAGCACTGCAGCAAGTGCCGCAGCAGCCGGTGAGGACAAGTTTGCATCTCTGGGCGATTTCACCATGACCGTGGGTCATGCACAGCCCGAGGGCAACCCCCGCTTTGTTTCCATGGAGCAGTTTGCCGCCGATGTGGCAGAGGCCACCAACGGCCATGTGAAGATCGAAGTTTACGGCAACGGCCAGCTGGGCACCGAGAAGGAGATGCTGGAGCAGGTCGTGGCCGGTACCGTGCAGGGCATGCGCGGCGGTCAGTTCGACTTCAGCCCCCGCCTGCTGATGTTTACCCTGCCCTTCCTGACCAATACCCGTGCACAGGTCACGGCTCTGCTGCAGAGCGACCTGGCACAGAAGGTGTGCGCTGAGGCCGAGGGCGAGACCGGCACCGTCATCATCAACCTGTGCGATGCAGGCGGCTACCGCCAGTTCTCCAACTCCAAGCATGCCATCAAGGCTCCTGCAGACCTGAAGGGCCTGAAGATGCGTACCAACGGCATGAAGACCATTGACATGACCTTCCAGGCAATGGGTGCTACCACCACTACCATCCCGTACTCCGACCTGTACATGGGCCTGAAGACCGGCGTTGCAGACGGTCAGGAGAACCCCTGGGTCAACGTGGAAGGCATGAAGTTCTATGAAGTGCAGAAGTACTTCACCGAGGTCAACTACCAGTTCCATCCGGACCCCTTCTATGTGAACGCAGCATGGTGGAACGGCCTGCCCGAGGAGTACCGCGATATCATTACCGAGTGCGCCACCAAGATGGGCGAGTACAACGACGAGCTGATCGACAAGAACTCCAGCGCCGCAAAGCAGACCATCGTGGACTACGGCTGCGAAGTCTACGAGCCCTCTGCCGATGAGCTGAAGGCCTTCCAGGCCGCTGTGCAGTCCGTGTACGACCAGTGTGTCACCGAGGGAATCTGCACCGCCGACGAGATCAAGGAGATGCAGGATATCGTTGCAAAGGCATAA
- a CDS encoding GntR family transcriptional regulator, whose translation MAEQLHPEDIYQTLEHDIVTLKIKPGETISENQLCKRFGISRTPVRAALQRLEQNGFVQIIPCKGTIVTPINLDIVDQIAYQRTAVESMVLRDFIQVCSPKEYIEIKHKYDLLEEMAQTMTDPENVDINAFLMLDLEMHAIWFCSMNKWYIWQSLTKPQPDYSRFTRLDVVRANNVPDVLSEHREILRVIREKDVDAIEPLIRHHLYGGLRRMGTQLYAEKYKSYFTGI comes from the coding sequence ATGGCTGAACAGCTGCATCCGGAGGACATCTACCAGACGTTGGAACATGATATCGTTACGCTGAAGATCAAGCCCGGAGAGACCATCAGCGAAAATCAGCTGTGCAAACGGTTCGGCATTTCGCGCACACCGGTGCGTGCTGCCCTGCAGCGGCTGGAACAGAACGGCTTTGTGCAGATCATTCCCTGCAAGGGCACCATCGTCACCCCCATCAATCTGGATATCGTGGATCAGATCGCATACCAGCGCACAGCCGTTGAAAGCATGGTGCTGCGCGATTTCATTCAGGTCTGTTCGCCCAAAGAGTACATCGAGATCAAACACAAATATGACCTGCTGGAGGAAATGGCCCAGACCATGACCGACCCGGAGAATGTGGATATCAACGCCTTCCTCATGCTGGATCTGGAAATGCACGCCATCTGGTTTTGCAGCATGAACAAGTGGTACATCTGGCAGAGCCTGACCAAGCCGCAGCCGGACTACTCCCGCTTCACCCGTCTGGATGTGGTGCGGGCCAACAATGTGCCGGATGTGCTCAGCGAGCACCGGGAGATCCTGCGCGTGATCCGGGAAAAGGATGTGGACGCCATTGAACCGCTGATCCGGCATCACCTGTACGGCGGCCTGCGCCGCATGGGCACCCAGCTGTACGCAGAAAAGTACAAATCCTATTTTACCGGTATCTGA
- a CDS encoding DUF1846 domain-containing protein has protein sequence MKIGFDNDKYLSMQSEHIRERIKKFDNKLYLEFGGKLFDDYHASRVLPGFQPDSKLQMLLQLKDQAEVVIVISAEDIISNKIRGDYGITYDLDVLRLIDAFQEVGLYVGSVCVTKYAAAPEVEAFEKRLNGLGIRTFRHYKIPGYPNDVARIVSDEGYGKNDYIETQRPLVVITAPGPGSGKMATCLSQLYHEYKRGVKAGYAKFETFPIWNIPLKHPVNLAYEAATADLNDVNMIDPFHLEAYGVTTVNYNRDIEIFPVVNAMFELIAGKSPYKSPTDMGVNMAGNCIVDDAVCREASRKEILRRYFKCLCEQKITGTVKETERYKLELLLNQADLTVGQREVEKQAHARSESTGGAPAAAIELPDGTVVTGKTGPLLGAAASALMNALKVLAGIPQETDLVSAASIEPIQTLKTNYLGGKNPRLHTDEILIALSSSAANNEQAAAAMHQLPNLKGCDVHSTVLLSSVDTSTLNRLGMYLTCDPVYEEEDRKYHKQ, from the coding sequence ATGAAAATTGGATTTGACAACGATAAATATCTTTCGATGCAGTCGGAGCACATCCGTGAGCGCATCAAGAAGTTCGACAACAAGCTCTATCTGGAATTCGGCGGCAAGCTGTTCGATGATTACCATGCATCCCGTGTGCTGCCGGGTTTTCAGCCCGATTCCAAACTGCAGATGCTGCTTCAGCTGAAGGATCAAGCCGAGGTGGTCATCGTTATCAGCGCCGAGGACATCATCAGCAACAAGATCCGCGGCGACTACGGCATCACCTACGATCTGGACGTGCTGCGCCTGATCGACGCGTTTCAGGAGGTGGGCCTGTATGTGGGCAGCGTGTGCGTGACCAAGTACGCCGCCGCACCGGAGGTGGAGGCCTTTGAAAAGCGGCTGAACGGTCTGGGCATCCGCACCTTCCGCCACTACAAAATTCCCGGCTACCCCAACGATGTGGCCCGCATCGTCAGCGATGAAGGCTACGGCAAGAACGATTACATCGAGACTCAGCGCCCGCTGGTGGTCATCACGGCCCCCGGCCCCGGCAGCGGAAAAATGGCGACCTGCCTTTCCCAGCTGTACCACGAGTACAAGCGCGGCGTCAAGGCCGGTTACGCCAAGTTCGAGACCTTCCCCATCTGGAACATTCCCCTCAAGCACCCGGTGAATCTGGCCTACGAGGCCGCCACGGCCGACCTGAACGATGTGAACATGATCGACCCGTTCCATCTGGAAGCCTACGGCGTGACCACCGTCAACTACAACCGCGACATTGAGATCTTCCCGGTGGTGAACGCCATGTTCGAGCTCATCGCGGGCAAGAGCCCCTACAAGAGCCCCACGGATATGGGCGTCAACATGGCAGGCAACTGCATCGTGGACGATGCGGTCTGCCGCGAAGCATCCCGCAAGGAGATCCTGCGCCGTTACTTCAAGTGCCTGTGTGAGCAGAAGATCACCGGCACGGTCAAGGAGACCGAGCGCTACAAGCTGGAGCTGCTGCTGAATCAGGCCGACCTGACCGTGGGCCAGCGCGAAGTGGAAAAGCAGGCTCATGCCCGCAGCGAGAGCACCGGCGGGGCCCCCGCTGCCGCCATTGAGCTGCCGGACGGTACCGTTGTTACCGGCAAGACCGGCCCCCTGCTGGGTGCGGCTGCATCTGCCCTGATGAACGCCCTCAAGGTGCTGGCCGGCATCCCGCAGGAGACCGACCTTGTGAGTGCGGCTTCCATTGAGCCCATCCAGACCCTCAAGACCAACTATCTGGGCGGCAAGAATCCCCGCCTGCACACCGATGAGATCCTCATTGCCCTGTCCAGCTCTGCAGCCAACAATGAGCAGGCCGCAGCGGCCATGCACCAGCTGCCGAACCTCAAGGGCTGCGATGTGCACTCCACTGTGCTGCTCTCGAGTGTGGATACCAGCACCCTGAACCGGCTGGGAATGTACCTGACCTGTGACCCCGTTTACGAGGAAGAGGACCGCAAGTACCACAAGCAGTAA
- the eis gene encoding enhanced intracellular survival protein Eis — translation MNSVEDYTYRYLETDDLDQYNALLRYTFQVTEEELTATGWKDDEIKQSKFPVLERADVLGCFDGKNLVSQFAVYPLKMNIYDTVYHVGFVTSVCTYPEYTGNGIMKRLMIQGLTQMHKEGKSFALLYPYSIPLYHHLGWEIISNKISFNIKDRQIPTKVSAPGYVRRVAWDNTEFHELHSHFASITHGCLFRNALAWEEYWRWDEDDTNVAVYYNVKDKPCGYMVYLIKNDIMHIKEMIYLNREAQKGLWEYIHAHDSMIDEVHGNTYFSEPIAFEMDDGDIKEAIRPYAMGRIVDVAGFLEDYPCDPDGGELCIELEIADTLLPWNNRTFRIRFADGGCKLTNAPAEYHLKMGIGTLSTLLLGYKTAERLFELERIEGREEAVERLDDVLFHKIPYISDYI, via the coding sequence ATGAACTCTGTCGAGGATTATACATACCGTTATCTCGAGACCGACGATCTCGATCAGTATAACGCCCTGCTGCGCTATACCTTTCAGGTGACCGAGGAAGAGCTTACCGCCACCGGCTGGAAGGACGACGAGATCAAGCAGTCCAAGTTTCCTGTGCTGGAACGCGCCGATGTGCTGGGCTGCTTTGACGGCAAAAACCTCGTCTCACAGTTCGCGGTCTACCCGCTGAAAATGAACATCTACGACACGGTATATCACGTAGGCTTTGTGACCAGCGTGTGTACCTACCCGGAGTACACCGGCAACGGCATCATGAAGCGGCTGATGATCCAGGGACTGACCCAGATGCACAAGGAGGGCAAGAGCTTCGCCCTGCTCTACCCCTACTCCATCCCGCTGTACCATCACCTTGGGTGGGAGATCATCTCCAACAAGATCTCCTTCAACATCAAGGACCGGCAGATCCCCACAAAGGTCTCCGCGCCCGGCTATGTGCGGCGCGTCGCATGGGACAACACCGAATTCCACGAGCTGCACTCGCACTTTGCTTCCATCACGCACGGGTGCCTGTTCCGCAACGCGCTGGCATGGGAAGAATACTGGCGCTGGGATGAGGACGACACCAACGTTGCCGTCTATTATAATGTAAAAGACAAGCCCTGCGGCTACATGGTGTACCTCATCAAGAACGACATCATGCACATCAAGGAAATGATCTACCTGAACCGCGAGGCCCAGAAGGGCCTGTGGGAGTACATCCATGCCCACGATTCCATGATCGATGAGGTGCACGGCAATACTTATTTCAGTGAGCCCATCGCCTTTGAAATGGACGACGGCGACATCAAAGAGGCCATCCGCCCCTATGCCATGGGCCGTATCGTGGATGTGGCCGGCTTTCTGGAGGATTACCCCTGCGACCCGGACGGCGGCGAGCTGTGCATCGAGTTGGAGATTGCGGACACTCTTCTGCCCTGGAACAACCGCACCTTCCGCATCCGATTTGCAGACGGCGGCTGCAAGCTGACCAATGCCCCCGCCGAATACCACCTGAAAATGGGCATCGGCACCCTTTCCACCCTGCTGCTGGGCTACAAGACCGCAGAACGCCTGTTTGAGCTGGAACGCATCGAGGGCCGGGAGGAAGCCGTGGAACGGCTGGACGATGTGCTGTTCCATAAGATCCCGTACATTTCGGATTATATCTGA